The following are encoded together in the Deinococcus soli (ex Cha et al. 2016) genome:
- the pdxY gene encoding pyridoxal kinase PdxY has translation MKDAPPAAQPALSPAVTSPALPQNILSIQSWVAYGHVGNAAAVFPLQRLGFEVWAIHTVQFSNHTGYGAWTGAVFPPEQVADLIDGIEARGALGGCHAVLSGYMGSEGTVAAVVDAVRRVRVANPGALYACDPVMGDVGRGVFVRPELPELITAQAIPEADVVTPNQFELELLTGHTVDTLEHALEAARALRERLRAGGPRIVVVTSLVRSGAPEGSIETLVVTDGGAWLCRTPLLPLDPPRNGTGDAIAALFLGHYLRSGDAAQALSLSMSALYALLQRTHVAGTREIQLVAAQDEFLKPVRVFEAQQVG, from the coding sequence ATGAAGGACGCCCCGCCCGCCGCCCAGCCTGCACTGTCACCGGCCGTCACCTCTCCGGCACTGCCTCAGAACATCCTGAGCATCCAGTCATGGGTGGCGTACGGGCACGTGGGGAACGCCGCCGCCGTGTTCCCACTGCAACGCCTGGGGTTTGAGGTCTGGGCGATCCACACGGTGCAGTTCAGCAACCACACCGGGTACGGCGCGTGGACGGGCGCGGTGTTCCCGCCCGAGCAGGTCGCGGATCTGATTGACGGGATCGAGGCGCGCGGCGCGCTGGGAGGGTGCCACGCGGTCCTGAGCGGCTACATGGGCAGCGAGGGCACGGTCGCGGCGGTCGTGGACGCCGTGCGCCGCGTGCGCGTGGCGAACCCAGGCGCCCTGTACGCCTGCGACCCGGTCATGGGCGACGTGGGGCGCGGCGTGTTCGTGCGCCCGGAACTGCCGGAGCTGATCACGGCGCAGGCGATTCCGGAGGCGGACGTTGTCACGCCGAACCAGTTCGAGCTGGAACTCCTGACCGGGCACACCGTGGACACGCTGGAGCACGCGCTGGAGGCCGCCCGCGCGCTTCGGGAACGGCTGCGTGCGGGTGGGCCGCGCATCGTGGTCGTGACCAGCCTGGTGCGCAGCGGCGCGCCGGAGGGCAGCATCGAGACGCTGGTCGTCACGGACGGCGGCGCGTGGCTGTGCCGCACGCCCCTGCTGCCCCTGGACCCACCGCGCAACGGGACCGGGGACGCCATCGCGGCGCTGTTCCTGGGCCACTACCTGCGGAGTGGGGACGCCGCCCAGGCCCTGAGCCTGTCCATGAGCGCCCTGTACGCCCTGCTGCAACGCACGCATGTGGCGGGCACCCGTGAGATTCAGCTCGTCGCCGCGCAGGACGAGTTTCTGAAACCCGTGCGGGTGTTCGAGGCGCAGCAGGTCGGCTGA
- a CDS encoding SDR family oxidoreductase has translation MSQNPGTLQPGTADSTFRPDLLQGKHALITGGGSGINLGIAQSFAAHGCKVTILGRNLEKAQTAAQGINDAGGQAIGVSADVRDIAALQAAAEQAVATFGPIDIVLAGAAGNFPAPVDGISPNGFKTVVDIDLLGTYNTIKACAPHLTTPGGNVLSISAYGVPVPMQAHVVAAKAGVDALTRTLAVEWGLRGIRVNAIIPGPIDGTEGMARLAPDERTRQQFMSTVPLGRFGIPQDIANAALFLVSDAASYVTGVILPVDGGQNMLGGAPQYQMYQQMGLALPKKD, from the coding sequence ATGAGCCAGAACCCCGGTACCCTCCAGCCCGGCACCGCCGACAGCACCTTCCGCCCCGACCTCCTGCAGGGCAAGCACGCCCTGATCACCGGGGGCGGCAGCGGCATCAACCTCGGCATCGCGCAGAGCTTCGCCGCGCACGGCTGCAAGGTCACCATCCTGGGCCGCAACCTCGAGAAAGCCCAGACCGCCGCGCAGGGGATCAACGACGCGGGCGGGCAGGCCATCGGCGTGAGCGCCGACGTGCGCGACATCGCCGCCCTCCAGGCCGCCGCCGAACAGGCCGTCGCCACTTTCGGGCCCATCGATATCGTCCTGGCGGGCGCCGCCGGGAACTTCCCCGCACCCGTGGACGGCATCAGCCCCAACGGCTTCAAGACCGTCGTGGACATCGACCTGCTCGGCACGTACAACACCATCAAGGCCTGCGCGCCCCACCTGACCACCCCCGGCGGGAACGTCCTCTCGATCAGCGCGTATGGCGTGCCCGTCCCCATGCAGGCGCACGTCGTCGCCGCGAAGGCCGGCGTGGATGCCCTGACCCGCACCCTCGCCGTCGAGTGGGGCCTGCGCGGTATCCGCGTGAACGCCATCATCCCCGGCCCCATCGACGGCACCGAGGGCATGGCCCGGCTCGCCCCCGACGAACGGACCCGGCAGCAGTTCATGAGCACCGTCCCGCTGGGCCGTTTCGGCATCCCGCAGGACATCGCCAACGCTGCCCTGTTCCTCGTGTCTGACGCCGCCAGTTACGTCACGGGCGTCATCCTGCCCGTCGACGGGGGCCAGAACATGCTCGGCGGCGCGCCGCAGTACCAGATGTACCAGCAGATGGGCCTCGCCCTGCCGAAGAAAGACTGA
- a CDS encoding macro domain-containing protein yields MNFADVRFDLRDCNPAVVDAWAAHFAGVEQVRVQLGDIFQDEADALVSPANSFGFMDGGIDLVFSEQFGWHLQARVQERIRRDFHGELLVGQAFVVPTLDAVWPHLICAPTMRVPADVSGTPNAFLAFRAALLAVQAHNASGGSPIRRVSCPGLGTAIGRMAPDVCARQMRAAYDAAVLGRTPELSTLQDAKLWHVQLTRADL; encoded by the coding sequence ATGAATTTCGCAGACGTCCGCTTCGACCTTCGTGATTGCAATCCGGCGGTCGTGGACGCCTGGGCGGCGCATTTCGCGGGTGTGGAGCAGGTGCGCGTGCAACTGGGGGACATCTTTCAGGATGAGGCGGACGCGCTGGTCAGCCCCGCGAACAGTTTCGGGTTCATGGACGGCGGGATCGATCTGGTATTCAGTGAGCAGTTCGGGTGGCACTTGCAGGCGCGCGTGCAAGAGCGCATCCGCCGGGACTTTCACGGGGAGCTGCTGGTCGGGCAGGCGTTCGTCGTCCCGACGCTGGACGCGGTGTGGCCGCACCTGATCTGCGCGCCGACCATGCGCGTCCCGGCGGATGTGTCCGGTACGCCGAATGCGTTCCTGGCATTCCGGGCGGCGCTGCTAGCAGTGCAGGCGCACAACGCGTCGGGCGGGTCACCCATCCGGCGGGTGTCGTGCCCGGGACTGGGCACCGCGATTGGCCGCATGGCGCCGGACGTGTGCGCCCGGCAGATGCGCGCCGCGTACGACGCGGCGGTGCTGGGCCGCACGCCGGAGCTGTCCACGCTGCAGGACGCGAAGCTCTGGCACGTGCAGCTGACCCGCGCGGACCTCTGA
- a CDS encoding G8 domain-containing protein, with product MPARRSATVMLLTALLTACGSGSGGSGTTPVPTPTPTPAPTPTPAPAPTQPGVNWSDPATWGGTLPTAGQKVTLPAGKRVLLDTTPPDLGGLTIPTGSVLEFDDRADRTLRAEWIMVHGELRIGSEAKPFTHHAEILLTNKAPGEDVMGMGDRVLGVMDGTLDLHGQPRLAWTRLNATARRGSSTLTLDRAPDWQPGDSLTLTGTDFNPAQTEQVTVQRVSGSAVTLASPLKYTHWGDPITVAGLGVNERAEVGLLTRNVVVAATDDAAQTGVGAHVMIMGNSTARIEGAEFSRVGQLNTLRRYPVHFHQLGSAPASYLRGSSVHESYNRCVVVHGTRDLRVQDNVTFDNIGHCIFLEDGDETGNTLSGNLVTRVKAPDAKQGQTPLLDSDKRPAGYWITHPANTVRNNVAAGVDGSGFWLAFPEHPTGLAAARTDIWPRRTPLGDFSGNVAHSTDRGLNLDNGPKADGTTEVTYYAPVTTPSDPKSAPVTATLSDFTAYKNRDHGVWLRGKSHVLLNATLADNGVGATFASDDSTLRGGTLIGETANLGQPDSWEPTGTGGRALPRPWDPSFPIRGYQFYDGHVTIDGATLAGFTPDTTRQASGLGYLTKNAFSLVPTNNALNLRWADASPRVYFPAAQPDKDGDKAATFLDTDGTVTGTAGLTVTASPLLKGAPDCTPNAGWNASTCPGAYTRLWLQDVRGGKLAPVTVTGPHGTVSLTGTPGSFTSFSTSARLNQTYTLTPSAASPHLRLGLQNRQPGDTLTVTLPAATEPRIYRDWWIDNRNLLKKVTPAALPGTTGDSYAYENGQLTLKLVVQASRDYAQVEICTTDLCK from the coding sequence ATGCCCGCGCGCCGCTCTGCGACCGTCATGCTCCTCACGGCCCTCCTGACCGCCTGCGGCTCGGGTTCCGGCGGCAGCGGCACCACCCCCGTCCCCACGCCGACGCCCACCCCGGCCCCCACGCCAACCCCAGCCCCGGCGCCCACCCAGCCGGGCGTGAACTGGAGCGACCCCGCCACCTGGGGCGGCACCCTGCCCACCGCCGGTCAGAAGGTCACCCTGCCCGCCGGGAAACGCGTGCTGCTGGACACCACCCCGCCCGACCTGGGCGGCCTGACCATCCCCACCGGCAGCGTGCTGGAATTCGACGACCGCGCCGACCGCACCCTGCGCGCCGAGTGGATCATGGTGCACGGCGAACTGCGCATCGGCAGTGAGGCGAAGCCCTTCACGCACCACGCCGAGATCCTCCTGACGAACAAGGCCCCCGGCGAGGACGTCATGGGCATGGGCGACCGCGTGCTGGGCGTCATGGACGGCACCCTGGACCTCCACGGGCAACCCCGCCTCGCCTGGACGCGCCTGAACGCCACCGCCCGCCGGGGCAGCAGCACCCTGACGCTGGACCGCGCGCCCGACTGGCAGCCCGGCGACAGCCTCACGCTGACGGGCACCGACTTCAACCCGGCCCAGACCGAGCAGGTCACCGTGCAGCGCGTCAGCGGCAGCGCCGTCACCCTCGCCTCGCCCCTGAAGTACACGCACTGGGGCGACCCGATCACCGTCGCGGGCCTGGGCGTGAACGAACGGGCCGAGGTGGGCCTCCTGACCCGCAACGTCGTCGTGGCTGCCACGGACGACGCCGCGCAGACTGGCGTGGGCGCGCACGTCATGATCATGGGCAACAGCACCGCCCGCATCGAGGGCGCGGAATTCTCCCGCGTCGGGCAGCTGAACACCCTGCGCCGCTACCCCGTGCACTTCCACCAGCTGGGCAGCGCCCCCGCCTCCTACCTGCGGGGCAGCAGCGTCCACGAGTCGTACAACCGCTGCGTGGTCGTGCACGGCACCCGTGACCTGCGCGTGCAGGACAACGTCACCTTCGACAACATCGGCCACTGCATCTTTCTGGAAGACGGCGACGAGACGGGCAACACCCTCAGCGGGAACCTCGTCACGCGCGTCAAGGCGCCCGACGCCAAACAGGGGCAGACGCCGCTGCTCGACAGCGACAAACGCCCCGCCGGGTACTGGATCACCCACCCTGCCAACACCGTCAGGAACAACGTGGCTGCCGGGGTGGACGGCAGCGGCTTCTGGCTCGCGTTCCCCGAACACCCCACCGGCCTCGCCGCCGCCAGGACCGACATCTGGCCCCGCCGCACCCCCCTGGGGGACTTCAGCGGCAACGTGGCCCACAGCACCGACCGCGGCCTGAACCTCGATAACGGCCCGAAAGCGGACGGCACCACCGAGGTCACGTACTACGCGCCCGTCACCACGCCCAGCGACCCCAAGAGCGCGCCCGTCACCGCCACCCTGAGTGACTTCACCGCGTACAAGAACCGCGACCACGGCGTGTGGCTGCGCGGGAAGAGCCACGTCCTGCTGAACGCCACCCTCGCCGACAACGGCGTCGGCGCGACCTTCGCCAGCGACGACAGCACCCTCCGGGGCGGCACCCTCATCGGCGAGACGGCCAACCTCGGCCAGCCCGACAGCTGGGAACCCACCGGCACCGGCGGCCGCGCCCTCCCACGCCCCTGGGACCCCAGCTTCCCCATCCGCGGCTACCAGTTCTACGACGGGCACGTCACCATCGACGGCGCCACCCTCGCCGGATTCACACCCGACACCACCCGGCAGGCCAGCGGCCTCGGGTACCTCACGAAGAACGCCTTCAGCCTCGTCCCCACCAACAACGCCCTGAACCTCCGCTGGGCCGACGCCAGCCCCCGCGTGTACTTCCCGGCCGCGCAACCCGACAAGGACGGCGACAAGGCCGCCACGTTCCTCGACACCGACGGCACCGTCACCGGGACGGCCGGACTGACCGTCACCGCCAGCCCCCTCCTGAAAGGCGCGCCCGACTGCACCCCCAACGCTGGCTGGAACGCCAGCACCTGCCCCGGCGCGTACACCCGCCTGTGGCTCCAGGACGTTCGCGGCGGCAAGCTCGCCCCCGTCACCGTGACCGGCCCGCACGGCACCGTCAGCCTCACCGGGACGCCGGGCAGCTTCACCAGTTTCAGCACCAGCGCCCGACTGAACCAGACCTACACCCTGACGCCCAGCGCCGCCAGCCCCCACCTGCGCCTCGGCCTTCAGAACCGCCAGCCCGGCGACACCCTGACCGTCACGCTGCCCGCCGCCACCGAACCCCGCATCTACCGCGACTGGTGGATCGACAACCGCAACCTCCTGAAGAAAGTTACCCCCGCCGCCCTGCCGGGCACCACCGGCGACAGCTACGCCTACGAGAACGGGCAGCTCACCCTGAAACTCGTCGTGCAGGCCAGCCGGGACTATGCCCAGGTGGAGATCTGCACGACCGACCTGTGCAAGTAA
- a CDS encoding leucine-rich repeat domain-containing protein, translated as MSAVTLPTHQHLSALRGAALLNLPDWSEVRRVNLDGLGLRALPEREAAPDLTVFSVYDNALTDVPDWVWTRPEVRTLNLSANRLTALPAALGDLRELRMLDLGHNELAALPDVFGGLGRLTFLYLSHNRLTELPESMRRLGALTYLNVTDNALTRLPDWLGDLCALTELRLYGNPLEALPDSLGALGSLRELQVMNARLTALPASLGGCGALEVLDLQGNALTELPDTLGQLSRLTTLNLRFNALTHLPGTLGDLRALHTLDLRANELTTLPEGVAYLPALRKLDLRWNRIEQLPDAFDTLIARGCQVYL; from the coding sequence ATGTCTGCTGTCACGCTGCCCACGCACCAGCACCTCTCGGCTCTGCGGGGGGCGGCGCTGCTGAATCTGCCCGACTGGTCGGAGGTACGGCGGGTGAATCTGGACGGGCTGGGCCTGAGGGCGCTGCCGGAGCGAGAGGCCGCGCCGGACCTGACGGTCTTCAGCGTGTACGACAACGCGCTGACGGATGTGCCGGACTGGGTATGGACCCGCCCGGAGGTGCGGACGCTGAACCTGTCCGCGAACCGTCTCACGGCGCTGCCGGCCGCGCTGGGCGACCTGCGCGAACTCCGGATGCTGGACCTGGGGCACAACGAACTGGCCGCCCTGCCGGACGTGTTCGGCGGGCTGGGTCGGCTGACGTTCCTGTACCTGAGCCACAACCGCCTGACGGAGCTGCCGGAGTCCATGCGCCGGCTGGGGGCACTGACGTACCTGAACGTGACGGACAACGCCCTGACGCGCCTGCCGGACTGGCTGGGCGACCTATGCGCCCTGACGGAGTTGCGGCTGTACGGCAACCCGCTGGAGGCCCTGCCGGACAGCCTCGGGGCGCTGGGCTCGCTGCGGGAACTGCAAGTCATGAACGCCCGCCTGACCGCACTGCCCGCCAGCCTGGGCGGGTGCGGGGCGCTGGAGGTCCTCGACCTTCAGGGCAACGCGCTGACCGAACTGCCGGACACGCTGGGGCAACTTTCCCGCCTGACGACCCTGAACCTGCGCTTCAATGCGCTGACGCACCTGCCGGGCACGCTGGGCGACCTGCGCGCGCTGCACACCCTCGACCTGCGCGCCAACGAACTGACCACCCTCCCCGAAGGGGTGGCGTACCTGCCCGCCCTGCGGAAACTCGACCTGCGCTGGAACCGTATCGAGCAGTTGCCAGACGCCTTCGACACGCTGATCGCGCGGGGCTGTCAGGTCTACCTGTAG
- a CDS encoding enoyl-CoA hydratase-related protein, whose protein sequence is MTFQNVNLTHAGEVATLTLTSQKGSMGPTFWPEIPRVLTKLGGARALILRGQDLFSAGLDVRASAPVIAPTLGDPEAFAAVVAEMHAAIDAFAALPIPVIAAVHSWCIGAGLELISACDIRIASADARFSLPEVKLGITADLGGLQRLPHLIGTGRTAHLALTGDPIDAPTAERWGLITELLPTPDALFDRAHALATGLAALPPRAVEGTKRTLHAHLPHAQSLDQAVRWNAQHMTADGLAQALK, encoded by the coding sequence ATGACATTCCAGAACGTGAATCTCACCCACGCGGGTGAGGTCGCCACGCTGACCCTGACGAGCCAGAAGGGCAGCATGGGCCCGACCTTCTGGCCCGAAATCCCCCGCGTCCTGACCAAACTGGGCGGCGCCCGCGCGCTGATCCTGCGCGGCCAGGACCTCTTCAGCGCCGGATTGGACGTCCGCGCCAGCGCCCCCGTCATCGCCCCCACCCTGGGCGACCCCGAAGCCTTCGCCGCCGTCGTGGCCGAGATGCACGCCGCCATTGACGCGTTCGCCGCGCTGCCGATCCCGGTGATCGCCGCCGTGCACAGCTGGTGCATCGGCGCGGGCCTGGAACTCATCAGCGCCTGCGACATCCGCATCGCCAGCGCAGACGCCCGCTTCAGCCTCCCCGAGGTGAAACTCGGCATCACCGCCGACCTGGGCGGCCTGCAACGCCTCCCCCACCTGATCGGCACCGGCCGCACGGCGCACCTCGCCCTGACCGGCGACCCCATCGACGCGCCCACCGCCGAACGCTGGGGGCTGATCACGGAACTCCTCCCCACCCCGGACGCGCTGTTCGACCGCGCCCACGCCCTCGCCACGGGGCTGGCCGCCCTGCCGCCCCGCGCGGTCGAGGGCACCAAACGCACCCTGCACGCGCACCTGCCCCACGCGCAGAGCCTCGACCAGGCCGTGCGCTGGAACGCCCAGCACATGACCGCCGACGGCCTCGCCCAGGCACTGAAGTAG
- a CDS encoding nicotinate phosphoribosyltransferase — MTIPLNDRNIILDTDSYKSSHFLQYPKGTTRLFSYLESRGGKYPQTRFFGLQYILDRYLTTRVTADMVEEARALIEAHGEPFPFDGWMRVVNVHGGKLPLEVRAVPEGTLVPIHNVLLSCTNTDPELPWLVGWFETMLMRVWYPTTVATQSWHIREIIRAALEKTSDRAAEELPFKLHDFGSRGVSSRESAGIGGLAHLINFQGSDTLEALRVARNHYGADIAAFSIPAAEHSTITSWGKEHEVDAYRNMITQFSRPGSIYAVVSDSYDLKNAINTLWGEELKADVIASGGTLVVRPDSGEPPAMVRLAVNALAAKYGTTTNSRGYKVLNHVRVIQGDGIDEQTIRQILDNLDVDGYSAENVSFGMGGALLQKVDRDTQRFAYKASAGLIDGAYRGIYKDPVTDPGKRSKDGVLDLVQEGGRMVTKAYKTFDTDFPGSLMRTVYKDGELIVRDTLETIRGRG; from the coding sequence ATGACCATTCCCCTGAACGACCGCAACATCATCCTCGACACCGACAGCTACAAGAGCAGCCACTTCCTGCAGTACCCGAAAGGCACCACCCGCCTCTTCTCCTACTTGGAAAGTCGCGGCGGCAAGTACCCCCAGACCCGCTTCTTCGGGTTGCAGTACATCCTCGACCGCTACCTGACCACCCGCGTCACCGCCGACATGGTCGAGGAGGCCCGCGCCCTCATCGAGGCGCACGGCGAACCCTTCCCTTTTGACGGCTGGATGCGGGTCGTGAACGTCCACGGCGGCAAGCTGCCCCTGGAAGTCCGCGCCGTGCCCGAGGGTACCCTGGTACCCATCCACAACGTCCTCCTGAGCTGCACGAACACCGACCCCGAACTCCCCTGGCTGGTCGGATGGTTCGAGACGATGCTCATGCGCGTCTGGTACCCCACCACCGTCGCCACGCAGAGCTGGCACATCCGCGAGATCATCCGCGCCGCCCTCGAAAAGACCAGCGACCGCGCCGCCGAGGAACTCCCGTTCAAACTGCACGACTTCGGCAGCCGCGGCGTCAGCAGCCGCGAGAGCGCCGGCATCGGCGGCCTCGCGCACCTCATCAACTTCCAGGGCAGCGACACGCTGGAAGCCCTGCGCGTCGCCCGCAACCACTACGGCGCCGACATCGCCGCGTTCAGCATCCCCGCCGCCGAGCACAGCACCATCACGTCCTGGGGCAAGGAACACGAGGTCGACGCGTACCGCAACATGATCACCCAGTTCAGCCGCCCCGGCAGCATCTACGCCGTCGTCAGCGACAGCTACGACCTCAAGAACGCCATCAACACCCTCTGGGGCGAGGAACTCAAGGCCGACGTCATCGCCTCGGGCGGCACCCTGGTCGTCCGGCCCGACAGCGGCGAACCACCCGCCATGGTCCGCCTCGCCGTGAACGCCCTGGCCGCCAAGTACGGCACCACCACCAACAGCAGGGGCTACAAGGTCCTCAACCACGTCCGCGTCATCCAGGGTGACGGCATCGACGAGCAGACCATCCGCCAGATCCTCGACAACCTCGACGTGGACGGCTACAGCGCCGAGAACGTCTCCTTCGGCATGGGCGGCGCCCTCCTCCAGAAAGTCGACCGCGACACCCAGCGCTTCGCGTACAAAGCCAGCGCGGGCCTCATCGACGGCGCGTACCGCGGCATCTACAAGGACCCCGTCACCGACCCCGGCAAACGCAGCAAGGACGGCGTCCTCGACCTCGTGCAGGAAGGCGGCCGCATGGTCACGAAGGCATACAAGACCTTCGACACCGACTTTCCCGGCAGCCTCATGCGCACCGTGTACAAAGACGGCGAACTGATCGTCCGCGACACGCTGGAGACGATCCGGGGACGTGGATAA
- a CDS encoding response regulator, producing the protein MTTRPVEILLVEDNPADVMLTQEAFEEAHFPHHLSHARDGVDALNFLRRSEDHAGAPRPDVILMDLNMPRMTGLELLDILKEDAELRSIPVIVLTTSRAESDIWRSYNLHANAYIPKPVSIAEFVDVIQSLENFWFRKVALPHPPHPS; encoded by the coding sequence ATGACCACCAGACCAGTCGAGATCCTGCTCGTCGAGGACAACCCCGCCGACGTGATGCTCACGCAGGAAGCCTTCGAGGAGGCGCACTTCCCACACCACCTCAGCCACGCCCGCGACGGCGTGGACGCCCTGAACTTCCTGCGCCGCAGCGAGGACCACGCGGGCGCCCCCCGCCCCGACGTGATCCTGATGGACCTGAACATGCCCCGCATGACCGGCCTGGAACTGCTCGACATCCTGAAAGAGGACGCCGAGCTGCGCAGCATCCCCGTGATCGTCCTGACCACCAGCCGCGCCGAGAGCGACATCTGGCGCAGCTACAATCTGCACGCCAACGCGTACATTCCCAAACCCGTGTCCATCGCGGAATTCGTGGATGTCATCCAGTCGCTGGAGAATTTCTGGTTCCGCAAGGTGGCGTTGCCCCACCCACCCCACCCCTCCTGA
- a CDS encoding sensor histidine kinase has protein sequence MSAVPVPAEPAPVPVQGAAPQAPSLRQVLLRPFVLPFALLLGVGGLVAYGVRQNDAALKHVLEAQVRLQLITDMTNQVSVMENSQRGFVITAQDSYLDPFEEGMLAFQADTFALRDLSVTDLQRTNLGRVKAAVTRWNEVAAQPEIRARRDSLDRAAARVGNGVGGGLLNEARRVLAVMTTNETLRLNAAAEQSRVLLERVQWIAAGGLLLSVALLLLTAYRVTRTVSRTVLDLNAAAQAIAQGDYARRTPRMPVQELAQLGAQFDAMAGAVQDREAQLRATAEALQASNTHLERSNRELEQFAYVASHDLQEPLRTIGSYTELLARRYHGKLDDRADQYIAFTTSATLRMKTLIQDLLAYSRVRKAPRAAQDVNLGDLTRDIVADLSVQIEGSGAQVDVGPLPTVHSNPDLLRHALQNLIGNALKFQQPGVPPRVRVTAEREARRWVIHVQDNGIGIAPEYHERIFGVFQRLHGMDEYTGSGIGLAVTRSAAEQLGGDLWLDSTPGQGSTFHLALPLTPAPTGDHP, from the coding sequence ATGTCGGCCGTTCCCGTCCCTGCCGAGCCCGCCCCGGTCCCGGTGCAGGGCGCCGCGCCGCAGGCGCCCAGTCTGCGGCAGGTGCTCTTGCGGCCCTTCGTGCTGCCCTTCGCGCTGCTGCTGGGTGTGGGGGGACTGGTCGCGTACGGCGTCCGGCAGAACGACGCGGCACTGAAACACGTCCTGGAAGCGCAGGTGCGCCTGCAACTCATCACGGACATGACCAATCAGGTGTCCGTCATGGAGAACAGCCAGCGGGGCTTCGTGATCACCGCCCAGGACAGCTACCTGGACCCCTTCGAGGAGGGCATGCTGGCCTTCCAGGCGGACACGTTCGCCCTGCGTGACCTGAGCGTCACGGACCTGCAGCGCACGAACCTGGGGCGCGTGAAGGCCGCCGTGACCCGCTGGAACGAGGTGGCCGCGCAGCCGGAGATCCGCGCGCGGCGCGACTCGCTGGACCGCGCCGCCGCGCGCGTCGGGAACGGCGTGGGGGGCGGCCTGCTGAACGAGGCCCGCCGCGTCCTGGCGGTCATGACCACCAACGAGACGCTGCGCCTAAACGCCGCCGCCGAGCAGAGCCGGGTGCTGCTGGAACGCGTGCAGTGGATCGCTGCGGGCGGACTGCTGCTGAGCGTCGCGCTGCTGCTCCTGACCGCGTACCGCGTGACGCGCACCGTCAGCCGCACCGTCCTGGACCTGAACGCTGCCGCGCAGGCCATCGCGCAGGGCGACTACGCGCGCCGCACACCCCGCATGCCCGTGCAGGAACTCGCGCAGCTGGGCGCGCAGTTCGACGCGATGGCGGGCGCCGTGCAGGACCGCGAGGCGCAGCTGCGTGCCACCGCCGAGGCCCTCCAGGCCAGCAACACGCACCTGGAACGCAGCAACCGCGAACTCGAACAGTTCGCGTACGTCGCCAGTCACGACCTGCAAGAACCCCTGCGGACCATCGGCAGTTACACCGAACTGCTCGCCCGTCGCTACCACGGCAAGCTGGACGACCGCGCCGACCAGTACATCGCCTTTACCACCTCGGCCACGCTGCGCATGAAGACCCTCATCCAGGACCTCCTCGCGTACTCCCGCGTGCGTAAAGCCCCGCGCGCCGCGCAGGACGTGAACCTGGGCGACCTGACGCGCGACATCGTGGCGGACCTGTCCGTGCAGATCGAGGGCAGCGGCGCGCAGGTGGACGTCGGCCCGCTGCCCACCGTGCACAGCAACCCGGACCTGCTGCGGCACGCCCTGCAGAACCTCATCGGGAACGCCCTGAAATTCCAGCAGCCCGGCGTGCCCCCCCGCGTGCGCGTCACCGCCGAGCGTGAGGCGCGCCGCTGGGTGATTCACGTGCAGGACAACGGGATCGGCATCGCCCCGGAGTACCACGAGCGGATCTTCGGGGTGTTCCAGCGCCTGCACGGCATGGACGAGTACACGGGCAGCGGGATCGGTCTGGCCGTCACGCGCAGCGCCGCCGAGCAGCTCGGCGGGGACCTGTGGCTGGACAGCACCCCCGGCCAGGGCAGTACATTCCACCTGGCGCTGCCCCTCACCCCTGCCCCCACCGGAGACCACCCATGA